In a genomic window of Rhinoderma darwinii isolate aRhiDar2 chromosome 10, aRhiDar2.hap1, whole genome shotgun sequence:
- the MTHFR gene encoding methylenetetrahydrofolate reductase (NADPH), translated as MVKANSNDGSSASCSSTENSKESSRCSTPVLDIERHERLRDKMRRRIEAGDKWFSLEFFPPRTASGAVNLISRFDRMGSGGPLFIDVTWHPAGDPGSDKETSSMIIASTAVKFCGLETVLHMTCCTQTKEEITKHLQKAKHNGLKNIMALRGDPVGEEWDEEVEEFNFAIDLVKHIRHEFDDYFDICVAGYPKGHPEAESYEADLRHLKEKVDAGADFIVSQLFFRSETFLQFLKDCRAIDITCPVLPGIFPIQGYGSLRQLVKLSKLEIPQEIKDIIEPIKDNDAAIRNYGIDLAVSMCRELLDSGLVHGLHFYTLNREVATIDVLRRLGMWQEDPRRSLPWAVSAHPKRREEDVRPIFWASRPKSYIHRTQEWDDFPNGRWGNSSSPAFGELKDYYLFYLKSKSPRDQLLKMWGEELSSEESVFDVFTCYISGIPNRNGQKVTCLPWNDDPLAQETNLLKDQLEKVNKRGILTINSQPNVNGKPSTDPVVGWGPSRGYVFQKAYLEFFTSSETVTALIKVLKRYEPRVNYHIVNVQGKTITNSTDLQPNAVTWGIFPGREIVQPTVVDSVSFMYWKDEAFALWIEQWAKLYEEESPSRMIIQYIHDNYYLVNLVDNDFPLENCLWQVIEDTFRELDNPTEQ; from the exons ATGGTGAAGGCAAACAGCAATGACGGCAGCAGCGCCAGCTGTAGCAGCACAGAAAACTCCAAGGAGAGCTCCCGATGCTCCACCCCAGTGCTAGACATAGAGCGACATGAGCGGCTGCGGGATAAAATGCGTCGGCGCATTGAAGCTGGAGATAAGTGGTTCTCGCTGGAGTTCTTTCCACCACGAACAGCCAGCGGTGCCGTCAACCTGATATCCAG GTTTGATCGTATGGGTTCTGGGGGCCCCCTCTTCATCGATGTGACTTGGCACCCCGCTGGCGACCCTGGCTCAGACAAAGAAACTTCCTCCATGATCATTGCAAGTACAGCTGTGAAATTCTGCGGATTAGAGACCGTCCTGCACATGACTTGTTGTACTCAAACCAAGGAGGAGATCACAAAACATCTTCAGAAGGCAAAACACAACGGACTCAAAAATATAATGGCTCTTCGAGGAG ATCCCGTTGGTGAAGAGTGGGATGAAGAAGTGGAAGAATTTAATTTTGCCATTGACTTGGTAAAACACATCCGCCATGAATTTGATGACTACTTTGACATCTGTGTTGCCG GTTATCCCAAAGGGCACCCCGAGGCTGAGAGCTATGAGGCCGACCTCCGACACTTGAAGGAGAAAGTGGATGCTGGAGCGGACTTCATTGTCTCTCAGCTCTTCTTCCGATCAGAAACCTTTCTACAGTTCCTGAAGGATTGTAGGGCCATCGACATCACCTGTCCCGTCCTGCCGGGAATATTTCCAATCCAG GGTTACGGCTCCTTACGACAGCTGGTTAAACTCTCCAAACTTGAAATACCGCAAGAAATCAAGGATATCATCGAGCCAATCAAAGATAACGACGCGGCCATCAGGAATTACGGTATTGACCTTGCCGTGTCCATGTGCCGGGAGCTGCTGGACAGCGGTCTGGTGCACGGGTTACATTTTTATACTCTCAACCGTGAAGTGGCCACCATCGACGTTCTCCGACGGCTGGGCATGTGGCAGGAGGATCCGAG GCGATCCCTGCCCTGGGCGGTCAGCGCTCATCCTAAGAGGAGAGAAGAAGACGTCCGTCCGATCTTCTGGGCTTCTCGACCAAAGAGTTACATTCACCGGACGCAGGAGTGGGACGACTTCCCCAATGGACGTTG GGGAAACTCCTCCTCTCCGGCCTTTGGCGAGCTGAAGGATTATTACCTCTTCTACTTGAAGAGCAAGTCTCCCCGGGATCAGTTACTGAAGATGTGGGGCGAGGAGCTGAGCAGCGAGGAGAGCGTGTTTGACGTCTTTACCTGTTACATATCCGGAATTCCCAACCGTAACGGCCAGAAA GTGACTTGCCTCCCTTGGAATGACGACCCCTTGGCTCAAGAAACCAATTTGCTAAAGGACCAACTAGAGAAAGTTAATAAACGGGGAATCCTGAccattaattcccagcccaacgtGAATGGGAAACCCTCCACAGACCCCGTAGTCGGATGGGGGCCGAGCCGAGGTTACGTCTTTCAGAAG GCGTACTTGGAGTTCTTCACATCCAGTGAGACAGTGACTGCCCTGATCAAAGTGCTGAAGAGATATGAGCCACGAGTCAACTACCATATAGTGAATGTCCAG GGTAAAACCATCACAAACTCCACCGACCTGCAGCCAAACGCTGTGACCTGGGGCATTTTTCCTGGCCGGGAGATCGTACAGCCGACCGTGGTGGATTCAGTCAGCTTTATGTACTGGAAG GATGAAGCTTTTGCCCTATGGATCGAGCAGTGGGCAAAACTGTACGAAGAGGAGTCTCCGTCCCGCATGATCATCCAATACATTCATGATAATTACTACTTGGTGAACTTGGTGGACAATGACTTCCCCTTGGAGAACTGCCTGTGGCAAGTGATTGAGGACACGTTCCGAGAACTAGATAATCCCACGGAGCAGTGA